A stretch of the Comamonas testosteroni TK102 genome encodes the following:
- a CDS encoding sugar 3,4-ketoisomerase → MSLIHWTHFPPLGDDRGSLVALEGKKTVPFAIQRVYYLFGTKSGVSRGFHAHKKLQQVAVCVTGRCRMVLDDGKEREEVWLDSPTTGLLIGNMIWREMHDFSPDCVLLVLASEHYDEADYIRNYEDFIRFARK, encoded by the coding sequence ATGTCACTCATTCACTGGACTCATTTCCCCCCGCTGGGCGACGATCGGGGCTCTTTGGTTGCGTTAGAGGGCAAAAAAACCGTCCCTTTTGCCATCCAGCGTGTGTATTACCTGTTTGGTACCAAGTCGGGTGTTTCTCGTGGCTTTCACGCTCACAAAAAGCTGCAACAAGTGGCTGTTTGCGTGACAGGCCGCTGTCGCATGGTGTTGGACGATGGCAAAGAGCGCGAAGAAGTGTGGCTGGATTCGCCCACCACAGGTCTGCTGATCGGCAATATGATTTGGCGAGAGATGCACGACTTTAGCCCTGACTGCGTATTGCTGGTTTTGGCGAGCGAGCATTATGACGAGGCGGATTACATTCGGAATTATGAAGATTTCATAAGGTTTGCCAGAAAATGA
- a CDS encoding ABC transporter ATP-binding protein produces the protein MLRIDHIAKQYKETPVLRDIDLLVEGGEFVSLLGPSGCGKTTLLRILCGIEQADAGCIVFQGEDITRWPAARRGFGVVFQSYALFPNLTAAQNVAFGLKGQPVAQVQARVQEMLALVGLGAQAQRYPAQLSGGQQQRIALARALAPSPRLLLLDEPLSALDAQVRTELRSEIRQLQRQLGIACVMVTHDQEEALSMADRVVLMHQGRIEQQGSPEQLYAEPVSHFAAGFVGRMNLLPAVAESGDAVRVGEGRLECCTAGFEAGDDLLVGVRPESVVLHPAQPAALPNLFRARVVETSFLGSLVLVRVFSPTLQCQIDVQWPLRHDARLPDWLQGEVLVELPAAALQSLAAPELLRKAA, from the coding sequence ATGCTGCGCATAGACCATATTGCCAAGCAGTACAAGGAAACGCCGGTGCTGCGCGACATTGACCTGTTGGTGGAGGGGGGCGAGTTCGTCAGCCTGCTGGGCCCATCGGGCTGCGGCAAGACGACGCTGCTGCGTATTCTGTGCGGCATCGAGCAGGCCGATGCGGGCTGCATTGTGTTTCAGGGCGAGGACATCACACGCTGGCCCGCCGCGCGCCGGGGCTTTGGCGTGGTGTTCCAGAGCTACGCACTGTTTCCGAACCTGACGGCGGCCCAGAACGTGGCTTTCGGCCTCAAGGGCCAACCCGTGGCGCAGGTGCAGGCCCGGGTGCAGGAGATGCTGGCTCTGGTAGGCCTGGGCGCGCAGGCGCAGCGCTACCCGGCGCAATTGTCGGGCGGCCAGCAGCAGCGCATTGCGCTGGCCCGCGCACTGGCGCCGAGCCCGCGTCTGCTGTTGCTGGACGAGCCGCTGTCCGCACTGGATGCCCAGGTGCGCACCGAGCTGCGCAGTGAAATCCGCCAGTTGCAGCGTCAACTGGGCATTGCCTGCGTGATGGTCACGCACGACCAGGAAGAGGCGCTCTCCATGGCAGACCGCGTGGTGCTGATGCACCAGGGGCGTATCGAGCAGCAGGGCTCGCCCGAGCAGCTCTACGCCGAGCCGGTCAGCCACTTTGCGGCCGGTTTTGTGGGCCGCATGAATTTGCTGCCCGCCGTGGCCGAGTCGGGCGATGCGGTGCGCGTGGGCGAGGGGAGGCTTGAATGCTGCACTGCCGGCTTTGAGGCCGGTGATGACTTGCTGGTGGGCGTGAGGCCCGAGAGCGTGGTGCTGCACCCGGCCCAGCCCGCAGCACTGCCCAATCTGTTCCGGGCGCGGGTGGTCGAGACCTCGTTCCTGGGCTCGCTGGTGCTGGTGCGCGTGTTCAGTCCCACGCTGCAATGCCAGATCGATGTGCAATGGCCGCTGCGCCATGACGCGCGTCTGCCCGACTGGCTGCAGGGCGAGGTGCTGGTTGAGTTGCCGGCTGCTGCGCTGCAGTCGCTGGCAGCACCCGAGCTTCTGCGAAAGGCGGCATGA
- a CDS encoding TFIIB-type zinc ribbon-containing protein gives MVGKHVCPECGGNLEWNAKAQSLKCPYCGTVVPWSEQTQPELGRAVVEQDLAEALRNPASGRGWGSDERYEVQCQNCRAISVFLGKNVAQRCDFCGSPAIVAHEERSDAITPQSILPFKISDGQIRDKIRQWYGSRWFAPSKLKSAALTDTLHGVYLPYWTFDAHASAQWWAEAGYYYYTTESYRDGNGNLQTRQVQHVRWEPASGSLQHFFDDELVPGTVGVQAHLLRQVEPFPTTTDLKPYSPEFVRGWTVERYQVDLSKAARINEEDMDNQLRSMCSREVPGDTQRNLQVQRQYSGRSFKHTLVPVWLVGYTYGSKTYQIVANGYTGQIAGERPYSWVKIMFAVLAVILLLVLIAPLFVQQ, from the coding sequence ATGGTGGGCAAGCATGTCTGCCCCGAATGCGGCGGCAATCTGGAGTGGAATGCCAAGGCCCAGTCGCTCAAATGCCCATACTGCGGCACCGTCGTTCCCTGGAGCGAGCAGACACAGCCCGAGCTGGGACGCGCCGTGGTGGAGCAGGATCTGGCCGAGGCCTTGCGCAACCCGGCCAGCGGTCGCGGTTGGGGCTCGGACGAGCGCTACGAGGTGCAGTGCCAGAACTGCCGCGCCATCTCGGTGTTTCTCGGCAAGAACGTGGCCCAGCGCTGCGACTTCTGCGGCTCGCCGGCCATCGTCGCCCATGAGGAGCGCAGCGACGCCATCACGCCGCAGAGCATTCTGCCGTTCAAGATCAGCGACGGCCAGATTCGCGACAAGATCCGCCAGTGGTATGGCAGCCGCTGGTTTGCACCCAGCAAGCTCAAGAGCGCCGCGCTGACGGACACGCTGCACGGCGTCTATCTGCCCTATTGGACCTTTGACGCCCATGCCAGCGCACAGTGGTGGGCAGAGGCCGGCTATTACTACTACACCACCGAGTCCTATCGCGACGGCAACGGCAATCTGCAGACCCGCCAGGTCCAGCATGTGCGCTGGGAGCCGGCATCGGGCAGCTTGCAGCATTTCTTCGACGATGAGCTGGTGCCCGGCACCGTGGGCGTGCAGGCCCATCTGCTGCGCCAGGTGGAGCCCTTCCCGACCACCACCGACCTCAAGCCCTACAGCCCGGAGTTCGTGCGAGGCTGGACGGTGGAGCGCTACCAGGTGGACCTCTCCAAGGCTGCCAGGATCAACGAGGAGGACATGGACAACCAGCTGCGCAGCATGTGCTCGCGTGAGGTGCCGGGCGACACGCAGCGCAATCTGCAGGTCCAGCGCCAATACTCGGGGCGCAGCTTCAAGCACACGCTGGTGCCGGTCTGGCTGGTCGGCTACACCTATGGCAGCAAGACCTACCAGATCGTGGCCAATGGCTATACCGGCCAGATTGCGGGCGAGCGGCCTTACAGCTGGGTCAAGATCATGTTTGCCGTACTGGCCGTGATCTTGCTGTTGGTGCTGATTGCACCGCTGTTTGTGCAGCAGTGA
- the glyQ gene encoding glycine--tRNA ligase subunit alpha, with translation MLTFQQIILKLQSYWAEQGCALLQPYDMEVGAGTSHTATFLRAIGPEPWKAAYVQPSRRPKDGRYGENPNRLQHYYQFQVVLKPAPDNILELYLGSLEALGFDLKKNDIRFVEDDWENPTLGAWGLGWEVWLNGMEVTQFTYFQQVAGIDCKPATGEITYGLERLAMYLQGKESVYDLVYTDGLSYGDVFHQNEVEQSTYNFEHSNAEFLFSAFAAHEGTANQLIDAQLALPAYEQVLKAAHTFNLLDARGAISVTERAAYIGRIRNLARAVGKSYLDSRARLGFPMASKAHADEVLAELAKAAEQAAKKAA, from the coding sequence ATGCTGACCTTCCAACAAATCATTCTGAAACTGCAGTCCTACTGGGCCGAACAGGGCTGTGCATTGCTCCAGCCCTATGACATGGAAGTCGGCGCCGGCACTTCGCACACCGCGACCTTTCTGCGCGCCATCGGCCCCGAGCCCTGGAAGGCCGCCTATGTGCAGCCCAGCCGTCGTCCCAAGGACGGTCGCTACGGCGAGAACCCCAACCGCCTGCAGCACTACTACCAGTTCCAGGTGGTGCTCAAGCCCGCACCCGACAATATTCTCGAGCTCTACCTGGGCTCGCTCGAAGCCCTGGGCTTCGATCTGAAGAAAAACGACATCCGCTTTGTCGAGGACGACTGGGAGAACCCCACGCTGGGCGCCTGGGGTCTGGGCTGGGAAGTCTGGCTCAACGGCATGGAGGTGACCCAGTTCACCTACTTCCAGCAGGTCGCCGGCATCGACTGCAAGCCCGCCACGGGCGAGATCACTTACGGCCTGGAACGCCTGGCCATGTATCTGCAGGGCAAGGAATCGGTGTACGACCTGGTCTATACCGACGGCCTGTCCTATGGCGACGTGTTCCACCAGAACGAAGTGGAGCAGTCCACCTACAACTTCGAGCATTCGAATGCCGAGTTCCTGTTCAGCGCCTTTGCGGCCCATGAAGGCACGGCCAATCAGCTGATCGACGCCCAGCTGGCGCTGCCCGCCTATGAGCAGGTGCTCAAGGCCGCCCATACCTTCAACCTGCTGGACGCCCGTGGCGCCATCTCGGTGACTGAGCGCGCTGCCTATATCGGCCGCATCCGCAACCTGGCCCGTGCCGTGGGCAAGAGCTATCTGGACAGCCGTGCACGTCTGGGCTTCCCCATGGCTTCCAAGGCCCATGCCGACGAGGTGCTGGCAGAACTGGCCAAGGCCGCAGAGCAGGCAGCCAAGAAAGCCGCCTGA
- a CDS encoding DegT/DnrJ/EryC1/StrS family aminotransferase, giving the protein MTPFLDLQAINAQYRAELIAACTRVIDSGWYIGGKELSQFEQEFSAYCGSGHCIGVANGLDALILTLRAWLEMGRLQPGDEVIVPANTYIASILAISANGLTPVLVEPNAASFNLCPVNARAAITNKTRVILPVHLYGQLADMPAIMTLAHEYGLLVLEDAAQAHGAAIGGKKAGSWGDAAGFSFYPGKNLGALGDAGAITTHDADLAQTLRALRNYGSHEKYKNLFKGVNSRLDEIQAAMLRIKLQHLELETQNRRMIARVYLENIRNPAVQLPQLTSDEQHVWHLFVVRTSQRDALQKYLAEQGIQTLVHYPIPPHQQQAYQEWNARSYPLTEGLHQEVISLPMGPTLSQLEALRVVAAVNDFTPT; this is encoded by the coding sequence ATGACCCCCTTTCTTGACCTTCAAGCTATTAATGCACAATACCGTGCTGAGTTGATTGCTGCCTGTACCCGTGTCATTGACTCCGGCTGGTACATTGGTGGCAAAGAACTCAGCCAGTTTGAACAGGAGTTCTCCGCGTATTGTGGCAGCGGGCATTGCATTGGGGTGGCCAATGGCCTGGATGCACTAATCCTCACCTTGCGTGCCTGGTTGGAAATGGGGCGCTTGCAGCCCGGTGACGAAGTTATTGTGCCTGCCAATACCTATATCGCCAGTATTCTCGCCATCAGTGCCAATGGCTTGACCCCGGTTCTGGTAGAGCCCAACGCTGCCAGCTTCAACCTCTGCCCTGTCAATGCGAGGGCTGCAATTACAAACAAGACCCGTGTAATCTTGCCCGTGCATCTGTATGGCCAGTTGGCTGATATGCCCGCCATCATGACTCTGGCACACGAGTATGGTCTATTGGTTTTGGAGGATGCAGCTCAGGCTCATGGGGCAGCCATTGGAGGAAAAAAGGCCGGTAGCTGGGGTGATGCCGCAGGCTTTAGCTTTTATCCCGGAAAAAACCTGGGTGCCCTGGGTGATGCTGGTGCCATCACCACTCATGATGCCGATCTTGCGCAAACACTGCGAGCCCTGCGCAACTATGGAAGCCATGAGAAGTACAAGAACCTGTTCAAGGGGGTAAACAGCCGCTTGGACGAAATCCAGGCAGCCATGCTGCGTATCAAGCTGCAGCATTTGGAGCTGGAAACGCAAAATCGGCGAATGATTGCGCGTGTTTATCTTGAAAATATCCGTAATCCTGCTGTCCAATTGCCGCAGCTTACAAGCGACGAGCAGCATGTATGGCATTTGTTCGTCGTCCGCACGAGCCAACGCGATGCTCTACAAAAATATCTGGCGGAACAAGGCATTCAAACGCTGGTTCACTATCCGATCCCGCCACATCAGCAGCAGGCTTATCAAGAGTGGAATGCACGAAGCTATCCGTTGACGGAAGGCTTGCACCAAGAAGTAATCAGCTTGCCTATGGGGCCAACGCTCAGCCAGTTGGAGGCACTGCGAGTGGTTGCTGCGGTAAATGACTTTACCCCCACATGA
- a CDS encoding SPFH and helix-turn-helix domain-containing protein produces MDFMKIITKQLIEIIEWTDDSRDTLSYRWPDEDKEIKNGAQLIVRESQQVQFVSEGQFADLFNPGRYLLTTQNIPILSTLRGWKYGFNSPFKCDVYYINTRLFTGNKWGTSNPIMMRDKDFGVIRLRAFGTYDFRITNAALFLKEVAGTDQNFRIDEFADTMRSRIVSIFSEALAKAQVPALDVAQRYSELGDALLQLINPAVSEKYGLEITSFLLENVSVPPEVEQAIDKRSSMGAIGNLNDYVKYQMGQAMANGGEGAAAATIPATMAMGFGMAQEMMKGMQGGGAAGTPAAAVADPFSPAAAQAAQTPAAPASAGLQVLTPAQAAQVLGVAEADVLAEIQAGNLKARQIGSQWRIAQVALDEFLRG; encoded by the coding sequence ATGGATTTCATGAAAATCATCACCAAGCAACTGATCGAAATCATCGAATGGACCGATGATTCGCGCGACACGCTGTCGTATCGCTGGCCTGATGAAGACAAGGAAATCAAGAACGGCGCCCAGCTCATCGTGCGTGAGTCGCAGCAGGTGCAGTTCGTCTCCGAAGGCCAGTTCGCAGACCTGTTCAACCCGGGCCGCTATCTGCTGACCACGCAGAACATCCCGATCCTGTCCACGCTGCGCGGCTGGAAGTACGGCTTCAACTCTCCCTTCAAGTGCGATGTCTACTACATCAACACGCGCTTGTTCACGGGCAACAAATGGGGCACCTCCAACCCCATCATGATGCGCGACAAGGACTTTGGCGTGATCCGTCTGCGCGCCTTCGGTACCTATGACTTCCGCATCACCAACGCCGCCCTGTTCCTCAAGGAAGTGGCGGGCACGGACCAGAACTTCCGCATCGACGAGTTTGCCGACACCATGCGCTCGCGCATTGTCAGCATCTTCTCCGAAGCCCTGGCCAAGGCCCAGGTACCGGCACTCGACGTGGCCCAGCGCTACAGCGAGCTGGGCGACGCGCTGCTGCAGCTCATCAACCCGGCCGTCAGCGAGAAATACGGCCTGGAAATCACCAGCTTCCTGCTGGAAAACGTTTCCGTGCCGCCCGAAGTGGAGCAGGCCATCGACAAGCGCTCCAGCATGGGCGCCATCGGCAACCTCAACGACTATGTGAAGTACCAGATGGGCCAGGCCATGGCCAACGGCGGCGAAGGCGCTGCCGCAGCCACCATTCCGGCCACCATGGCCATGGGCTTCGGCATGGCCCAGGAAATGATGAAGGGCATGCAGGGCGGCGGTGCGGCAGGCACGCCAGCCGCTGCAGTGGCAGACCCCTTTTCGCCGGCTGCAGCCCAAGCCGCCCAGACGCCTGCAGCCCCGGCCTCGGCCGGCCTGCAGGTGCTGACTCCCGCCCAGGCGGCCCAGGTGCTGGGCGTGGCCGAAGCCGATGTACTGGCCGAAATCCAGGCCGGCAACCTCAAGGCCCGCCAGATCGGCAGCCAGTGGCGCATCGCCCAGGTTGCGCTGGACGAATTCCTGCGCGGCTGA
- the glyS gene encoding glycine--tRNA ligase subunit beta: MNASNLLVELFVEELPPKALQKLGDAFAAVIFEQLKAQGLLASTESRLTAYASPRRLAVHITEVLPQAEDKAVSQKLMPVSVALDAEGKPTAALLKKLAALGADESAVAALKRQGEGKAEALFYESTAKGVLLTDGVQKALDEALAKLPIPKVMRYQLQDGWTSVHFVRPAHGLVVLHGTQVLIGVKALGLTAGAATHGHRFEAAVDPVVIQNADSYAEQLREEGAVIASFTERRADIARQLQAAAERIGGGVIPIDDPALLDEVTALVERPNVLVCEFEKEFLAVPQECLILTMKANQKYFPLLDANGKLTHQFLIVSNIQPQDASAVVGGNERVVRPRLADAKFFFDQDRKKTLASRVEQLDKVVYHNKLGTQGERIARVRAIAKSIAQQLGNSELSRLADQAAMLAKTDLVTDMVGEFPELQGIMGRYYAQNDGLDVAVADAIEDHYKPRFAGDELPRGDVGVIVALADKLETLVGMFGIGNLPTGDRDPFALRRHALGVIRMLVEKDLELDLETLLVSTLPAFGDKIQDATPQLVEFIYDRLANMFREQGYSAQEVEAVLALQPQRLSDVQKRLEAVRAFATLPEAPALAAANKRVGNILKKAEADVQPQVNDALLLEQAEKDLYAVLQQVAPKAQQQFAAGDYTASLQTLAALRASVDAFFEQVMVNAEDPALKANRLGLLAALHETVNRVADLSRLAM; this comes from the coding sequence ATGAACGCATCGAATCTACTGGTTGAACTGTTTGTCGAAGAGCTGCCTCCCAAGGCGCTGCAAAAGCTGGGTGACGCTTTTGCTGCCGTCATCTTCGAGCAGCTCAAGGCCCAGGGACTGCTGGCATCGACCGAGTCGCGCCTGACGGCCTACGCCTCTCCCCGCCGCCTGGCCGTGCACATCACCGAAGTGCTGCCCCAGGCCGAAGACAAGGCGGTCTCGCAAAAGCTGATGCCAGTCTCCGTGGCGCTGGATGCCGAGGGCAAGCCCACGGCTGCACTGCTGAAAAAGCTGGCGGCCCTGGGTGCCGACGAATCCGCTGTGGCCGCTCTGAAGCGCCAGGGCGAAGGCAAGGCCGAAGCCCTGTTCTACGAATCCACGGCCAAGGGCGTGCTGCTGACCGATGGCGTGCAAAAGGCTCTGGACGAAGCGCTGGCCAAGCTGCCCATCCCCAAGGTCATGCGCTACCAGTTGCAGGACGGCTGGACCAGCGTGCACTTTGTGCGTCCGGCCCACGGTCTGGTCGTGCTGCATGGCACCCAGGTGCTGATCGGCGTGAAGGCCCTGGGCCTGACGGCCGGTGCCGCCACCCATGGTCACCGCTTTGAAGCCGCTGTGGACCCCGTGGTCATCCAGAACGCCGACAGCTATGCCGAGCAACTGCGCGAAGAGGGTGCCGTGATCGCCAGCTTCACCGAGCGTCGTGCCGATATTGCCCGCCAACTGCAGGCAGCTGCCGAGCGCATTGGCGGCGGCGTGATCCCCATCGACGACCCGGCCCTGCTGGACGAGGTGACGGCCCTGGTCGAGCGCCCCAACGTGCTGGTCTGCGAATTCGAGAAGGAATTCCTGGCCGTGCCCCAGGAATGCCTGATCCTGACCATGAAGGCCAATCAGAAGTACTTCCCGCTGCTGGACGCCAACGGCAAGCTGACTCACCAGTTCCTGATCGTCAGCAACATCCAGCCCCAGGACGCTTCGGCCGTGGTCGGCGGCAACGAGCGTGTGGTGCGCCCGCGTCTGGCCGACGCCAAGTTCTTCTTCGACCAGGACCGCAAAAAGACCCTGGCCAGCCGCGTCGAGCAACTGGACAAGGTGGTCTACCACAACAAGCTGGGCACGCAGGGCGAACGCATCGCCCGCGTACGCGCTATCGCCAAGAGCATTGCCCAGCAACTGGGTAACTCCGAGCTGAGCCGTCTGGCCGATCAGGCAGCCATGCTGGCCAAGACCGATCTGGTCACCGACATGGTGGGCGAGTTCCCCGAGCTGCAAGGCATCATGGGCCGCTACTACGCCCAGAACGACGGCCTGGATGTGGCCGTGGCCGACGCCATCGAAGACCACTACAAGCCCCGCTTTGCCGGCGACGAACTGCCGCGCGGCGATGTTGGCGTGATCGTGGCCCTGGCCGACAAGCTCGAAACCCTGGTCGGCATGTTCGGCATCGGCAACCTGCCCACCGGCGACCGCGATCCTTTCGCCCTGCGCCGTCATGCGCTGGGCGTGATCCGCATGCTGGTCGAAAAGGATCTGGAGCTGGATCTGGAAACCCTGCTGGTCAGCACCTTGCCCGCTTTCGGCGACAAGATCCAGGACGCTACGCCCCAACTGGTCGAATTCATCTACGACCGCCTCGCCAATATGTTCCGCGAACAAGGCTATAGCGCCCAGGAAGTGGAAGCCGTGCTGGCCCTGCAGCCCCAGCGCCTGTCCGACGTGCAAAAGCGCCTGGAAGCCGTGCGTGCCTTTGCGACCCTGCCAGAAGCTCCAGCCCTGGCGGCGGCCAACAAGCGCGTGGGTAACATTCTGAAGAAGGCCGAAGCTGACGTTCAGCCCCAGGTGAACGACGCGCTGCTGCTGGAACAGGCCGAAAAAGACCTGTATGCGGTGCTGCAGCAGGTGGCACCGAAAGCTCAGCAACAGTTTGCAGCAGGTGATTACACCGCCAGCCTGCAAACCCTGGCAGCATTGCGTGCTTCGGTCGATGCGTTCTTCGAACAAGTCATGGTCAATGCGGAAGATCCAGCCCTCAAGGCCAATCGACTGGGTTTGCTGGCCGCCTTACATGAGACGGTGAACCGGGTTGCGGATCTTTCGCGATTGGCAATGTAA
- a CDS encoding bleomycin resistance protein, protein MNEHKPVFISTTPVLASLDMARTVAFYARVLGARTVHAQPGEYAIVSLSGLELHFWACQDPEIPRQTSCRIQVAGIAALHAQCLAENAVHPNGGLRQQPWGTQEFSLLDEDGNCVTFYETHPAAAAA, encoded by the coding sequence ATGAATGAACACAAACCGGTTTTCATCAGCACCACTCCGGTGCTGGCATCGCTGGACATGGCGCGCACCGTGGCTTTCTACGCCCGCGTGCTGGGCGCCAGAACCGTTCACGCCCAGCCCGGCGAGTACGCCATCGTCTCGCTGAGTGGACTGGAGCTGCATTTCTGGGCCTGCCAGGACCCGGAGATTCCCAGGCAGACCAGCTGCCGTATCCAGGTGGCGGGAATTGCCGCCCTGCATGCGCAGTGTCTGGCCGAGAATGCAGTTCACCCCAACGGCGGTCTGCGCCAGCAGCCTTGGGGCACCCAGGAATTCAGTCTTCTCGACGAGGATGGCAACTGCGTGACCTTCTACGAAACTCATCCAGCCGCTGCTGCCGCCTGA
- a CDS encoding acyltransferase, which yields MTVSIHPLSDVKSTAIGKNTRIWQYSVIFENAQLGEGCNICAHTLVESDVIIGNNVTVKSGVYIWDGTRIEDNVFLGPNATLTNDPMPRSKQYPERFSGITLKRGCSIGANATILPGITIGENSMVGAGAVVTKDVPANTVVAGNPAKIIRYLK from the coding sequence ATGACCGTCTCGATTCATCCTCTGTCAGATGTAAAATCCACAGCGATTGGTAAAAACACTCGTATATGGCAATATTCTGTCATTTTTGAAAATGCACAACTGGGTGAGGGCTGTAATATCTGCGCTCATACTCTGGTTGAGTCTGATGTGATCATTGGCAACAATGTGACAGTTAAATCTGGTGTTTATATTTGGGATGGGACCCGCATTGAGGACAATGTGTTTCTAGGTCCAAACGCGACGCTAACCAATGATCCAATGCCACGTTCAAAACAGTATCCAGAAAGATTTTCGGGGATCACTCTGAAAAGAGGATGCAGCATTGGTGCCAATGCAACAATCCTTCCTGGTATTACGATTGGTGAAAATTCCATGGTTGGTGCTGGTGCTGTCGTCACCAAAGATGTTCCAGCCAATACTGTTGTGGCTGGTAATCCTGCAAAAATTATTCGTTATCTGAAATGA
- a CDS encoding putative 2-aminoethylphosphonate ABC transporter permease subunit — translation MDASSSALPVGSYAPAAASCQQHSISPAAPRKTRFFHWEKLWLGALVLGLLGALLVAIALPVGALLGRSFVSADGKFSGLAQYLAYAQMPGVGQSLFNSLWLSAVSSTLCVALAYGYAYGVMRSCMPLARFFRAIALVPLLAPSLLLAISLIYLFGAQGLLKSWLAGGTAYGPFGIILGSVLWTFPHALMILCTTLASGDARLYEAAATLGAGRWRSFCQVTLPASRYGLMIAWFVVFVLVVTDFGVPKVIGGNTQMLATDIYKQVIGQQNLSMGAVVAMLLLVPAGLAFAAERHLRVRQAAAMSVRAVPLVPQPCAVLDRALLVYCSLMALALLAMMGMAVLASLVSFWPYNLSLSFKHYQFDMMDGGGWASYANSLTMAAATAVTGALLSFLSAYLVARPTGWVRARQWLHAVATLPMAVPGLALGLGYILFFNAGGNPLHFLYGSMGILVLCSVAHFFSVAHITQLTALQQLDAEYERVADSMGVPFWTLLWRVHLPVCLPAVMQVAGYFFVNAMTTVSAVVFLYSPETTLASVAVLAMDDAGDIAPAAAMATLIFATAAAGRLLIALLDAWLQRRTQHWRQR, via the coding sequence ATGGATGCCTCTTCTTCTGCGCTGCCCGTGGGGAGCTATGCGCCCGCAGCGGCATCGTGCCAGCAACACAGCATCAGCCCTGCGGCGCCACGGAAAACGCGATTCTTCCATTGGGAAAAGCTCTGGCTGGGCGCGCTGGTGCTGGGCCTGCTGGGCGCGCTGCTGGTGGCCATTGCACTGCCCGTGGGAGCGCTGCTGGGCCGCAGCTTTGTGTCGGCCGATGGCAAGTTCTCGGGCCTGGCCCAGTACCTCGCCTACGCGCAAATGCCGGGCGTAGGCCAGTCACTGTTCAACAGCCTGTGGCTGTCGGCCGTCAGCAGCACCTTGTGTGTGGCCCTGGCCTATGGCTATGCCTATGGCGTGATGCGCAGCTGCATGCCGCTGGCCAGGTTCTTTCGCGCGATCGCCCTGGTGCCTCTGCTGGCGCCGTCGCTGCTCTTGGCCATCAGCCTGATCTATCTTTTTGGCGCACAGGGTCTGCTCAAGAGCTGGTTGGCGGGCGGCACGGCCTACGGCCCGTTTGGCATCATTCTTGGCTCGGTGCTGTGGACGTTTCCGCATGCGCTGATGATTCTGTGCACCACGCTGGCCTCGGGCGATGCGCGCCTGTATGAGGCCGCCGCCACGCTGGGCGCGGGCCGCTGGCGCAGCTTCTGTCAGGTCACGCTGCCAGCCAGCCGTTACGGGCTGATGATTGCCTGGTTTGTGGTGTTCGTTCTGGTGGTGACTGACTTTGGCGTGCCCAAGGTGATTGGTGGCAACACGCAGATGCTGGCCACCGATATCTACAAGCAGGTGATTGGCCAGCAAAACCTGTCCATGGGTGCCGTGGTGGCCATGCTGCTGCTGGTGCCTGCGGGCCTGGCCTTTGCTGCCGAGCGCCATTTGCGTGTCCGGCAGGCCGCTGCCATGAGCGTGCGGGCCGTGCCTCTGGTGCCGCAGCCCTGCGCGGTGCTCGACCGCGCGCTGCTGGTGTATTGCAGCCTGATGGCTTTGGCGCTGCTGGCGATGATGGGCATGGCCGTGCTGGCATCCCTGGTCAGCTTCTGGCCCTACAACCTGAGCCTGAGCTTCAAGCACTACCAGTTCGACATGATGGACGGCGGCGGCTGGGCCAGTTACGCCAACTCGCTGACCATGGCCGCGGCCACGGCAGTGACCGGTGCGTTGCTGAGCTTTCTGAGCGCCTATCTGGTGGCCAGGCCCACAGGCTGGGTGCGCGCGCGCCAGTGGCTGCACGCGGTGGCCACGCTGCCCATGGCGGTGCCAGGGCTGGCGCTGGGTCTGGGCTATATCCTGTTCTTCAATGCGGGCGGCAATCCGCTGCACTTTCTGTATGGATCCATGGGCATTCTGGTGCTGTGCTCGGTGGCGCATTTCTTCTCGGTGGCACACATCACCCAGCTCACCGCCTTGCAGCAACTGGACGCCGAATACGAGCGCGTGGCCGATTCCATGGGCGTGCCGTTCTGGACGCTGCTGTGGCGTGTGCATCTGCCCGTGTGCCTGCCTGCGGTGATGCAGGTAGCGGGCTACTTCTTCGTGAATGCCATGACCACGGTGTCGGCAGTGGTCTTCTTGTACTCGCCCGAAACCACACTGGCCTCGGTGGCCGTGCTGGCCATGGATGACGCAGGCGACATTGCTCCCGCCGCCGCCATGGCCACGCTGATCTTTGCCACTGCAGCCGCGGGTCGCCTGCTGATTGCGCTGCTGGATGCCTGGCTGCAGCGGCGTACCCAGCACTGGCGCCAGCGCTGA